Proteins from a single region of Canis aureus isolate CA01 chromosome 26, VMU_Caureus_v.1.0, whole genome shotgun sequence:
- the RPS21 gene encoding small ribosomal subunit protein eS21, giving the protein MQNDAGEFVDLYVPRKCSASNRIIGAKDHASIQMNVAEVDKVTGRFNGQFKTYAICGAIRRMGESDDSILRLAKADGIVSKNF; this is encoded by the exons ATGCAGAACGACGCCGGCGAGTTCGTGGACCTGTACGTGCCGCGGAAATG ctcCGCCAGCAACCGCATCATCGGCGCCAAGGACCACGCGTCCATCCAGATGAACGTGGCCGAG GTTGACAAGGTGACCGGCAGGTTCAACGGGCAGTTCAAGACCTACGCTATCTGCGGGGCCATTCGCAGGATG GGCGAGTCTGATGACTCCATCCTCCGGCTGGCCAAGGCCGACGGCATCGTTTCAAA GAACTTCTGA
- the CABLES2 gene encoding CDK5 and ABL1 enzyme substrate 2 isoform X2 produces MFCSHQLVTVPHSDLCRLGRCPLPQDLHVSLPLRARWATHLGLPGAKCPRSAAPQSSGLRDRRRHRLSITAQTAHVEQRRRVASQRCSLEFLEDAVGCASVQRTKHISGSPRHKGLKKTHFIKNMRQYDTRNSRIVLICAKRSLCAAFSVLPYGEGLRVSDLRVDSQKQRHPSGGVSVSSEMVFELEGVELGADGKVVSYAKFLYPTNALVTHKTDSHGLPPQPRPSVPRTLPASRYKAAPAKSAPTGAELGTDVGDALEYNPNLLDDPQWPCGKHKRVLIFASYMTTVIEYVKPSDLKKDMNETFREKFPHIKLTLSKIRSLKREMRNLSEECSLEPVTVSMAYVYFEKLVLQGKLNKQNRKLCAGACVLLAAKISSDLRRSEVKQLIDKLEERFRFNRRDLIGFEFTVLVALELALYLPESQVLPHYRRLTQQC; encoded by the exons ATGTTCTGCAGCCACCAGCTTGTCACCGTGCCTCACTCAGACCTCTGCAGACTGGGACGCTGCCCCCTTCCCCAGGATCTGCACGTCAGCCTGCCTCTGAGAGCACGGTGGGCCACACACCTAGGCCTCCCAGGTGCCAAGTGCCCCCGCAGCGCTGCGCCTCAGAGCTCGGGGCTCCGTGACCGGCGCCGTCACAGGCTCTCCATCACAGCCCAGACAGCGCATGTGGAGCAGAG AAGGCGAGTGGCCTCCCAGCGCTGCTCGCTCGAGTTCCTGGAAGACGCTGTGGGATGTGCCTCTGTTCAGAG AACCAAACACATATCCGGATCCCCAAGACACAAAGGCCTGAAGAAGACTCACTTCATCAAGAACATGAGGCAGTATGACACGAGGAACAGCAG GATCGTGCTCATCTGCGCCAAGCGGTCCCTGTGTGCAGCCTTCTCGGTCCTGCCCTATGGAGAAGGCCTGCGGGTCAG TGACCTGAGGGTGGACAGCCAGAAGCAGAGGCACCCGTCCGGCGGCGTCTCTGTGTCCTCTGAGATGGTCTTTGAGTTGGAAGGCGTCGAGCTGGGAGCAGATGGGAAG GTGGTGTCTTATGCCAAGTTCTTGTACCCTACCAATGCTCTGGTCACACACAAGACGGACAGCCACGGCCTGCCACCCCAGCCCCGGCCCAGCGTCCCCCGGACTCTGCCGGCGTCCAGATACAAAGCTGCCCCAGCCAAGTCAGCACCAACCGGCGCGGAACTAG GGACTGACGTGGGCGACGCACTGGAGTACAACCCCAACCTCCTGGACGATCCTCAGTGGCCCTGCGGCAAGCACAAGCGGGTCCTCATCTTCGCATCTTACATG ACCACGGTGATAGAGTACGTGAAGCCCTCTGACCTCAAGAAGGACATGAACGAGACTTTCCGAGAGAAGTTCCCCCACATCAAACTGACGCTGAGCAAGATCAGGAG TTTAAAACGGGAGATGCGGAACCTTTCTGAGGAGTGCAGCCTGGAGCCCGTGACGGTGTCCATGGCCTACGTGTACTTCGAGAAGCTCGTCCTGCAGGGCAAACTCAACAAGCAGAACCGCAAGCTGTGCGCTGGGGCCTGCGTGCTGCTGGCCGCCAAGATCAGCAGCGACCTCCGCAGGAGTGAAGTGAAGCAGCTCATCGAC AAGCTAGAAGAAAGGTTTCGATTCAACAGACGGGATCTCATTGGGTTCGAGTTCACGGTGCTGGTGGCCTTGGAACTCGCGCTCTACCTTCCCGAGAGCCAGGTGTTACCTCATTACAGACGCCTCACGCAGCAGTGCTAG